The following proteins are encoded in a genomic region of Corylus avellana chromosome ca4, CavTom2PMs-1.0:
- the LOC132177256 gene encoding uncharacterized protein LOC132177256 yields the protein MAETYQGFVGAKRDGEGVIWDEPEGMADIDWKEFEAKAVATIRLLDDNSDDADGDMLSIAFNSEHHVDSGILDSACSFHVTSNRDWLDTYSSVNSDIVTMGNGVHCKITDIGNIRIKMFDGMVRILCDVRPVSDVEKNLISLDTLDSNGYGYKSEGGIASVESESDCTVLWHMRLGHIASQGGHMYLMIFIDDLCRKVWVYFMRYKSETLAKFKLWKAEVKNQTGKKVKCLRTYNDTEYTNDMFRDFYELHCIKRHFTIRKTTQQNGVAERMNRSIAERAQCLRLNTGLTKIFWADAVSMTCYLINRSPRATLDGKVAEEVWTGNEVDYFGLRVFGCPTYVHIPSKERLKSTQDEKQQGPESSSSDKQVVQVELETPVQENTSQGIETSTSGVEQHHIIATNTPKCTIRPPVKYGYKDMVSYALIINSEDPTTFQEAVNSQEKSRWVGAMAEEMESLRKNQTWDWWSF from the exons ATGGCAGAGACGTatcaaggatttgttggtgcaaaAAGGGATGGTGAAGGAGTTATATGGGACGAACCAGAAGGGATGGCGgacatagattggaaggaaTTTGAGGCTAAAGCGGTGGCTACTATTCGGCTTT TGGATGACAATTCAGATGATGCTGATGGTGATATGCTTTCTATTGCATTTAATTCAGAGCATCATGTGGATTCTGGGATTCTGGACTCGGCATGTTCGTTTCACGTGACGTCCAACAGAGATTGGTTGGACACCTATAGCTCAGTTAATTCTGATATAGTTACTATGGGTAACGGTGTACATTGCAAAATTACTGACATAGgtaatattagaattaaaatgTTTGATGGTATGGTTAGAATATTATGTGATGTTAGACCTGTATCGGATGTggaaaagaatctgatttcattgGACACCTTAGACTCAAACGGTTATGGTTATAAATCTGAAG GTGGAATCGCCTCTGTAGAGTCTGAGTCTGATTGTactgttttgtggcatatgcggttgggtcatataG CGTCACAAGGAGGACATATGTACCTCatgatctttattgatgatctCTGCAGAAAGGTTTGGGTGTACTTTATGCGGTACAAATCAGAAACGCTCGCCAAGTTCAAGTTGTGGAAAGCTGAAGTGAAGAACCAGACTGGAAAGAAGGTTAAGTGCCTCAGGACATATAATGACACTGAGTACACAAACGACATGTTCAGAGATTTCTATGAGCTGCATtgtataaagagacatttcacaaTACGTAAGACAACACAGCAAAATGGTGTGGCGGAAAGGATGAATAGGTCTATTGCAGAGAGAGCACAATGTCTCAGGCTGAATACTGGACTTACAAAGATTTTCTGGGCAGATGCTGTGAGTATGACATGCTACTTGATCAACAGGTCACCGAGGGCAACACTAGATGGGAAAGTTGCAGAGGAGGTGTGGACAGgtaatgaggtagattactTTGGAttgagagtatttggttgtccaACCTATGTTCATATACCTAGTAAAGAGCGATTGAAG AGTACTCAGGATGAAAAGCAGCAGGGGCCAGAAAGCAGTAGCAGTGATAAGCAAGTGGTGCAGGTAGAGTTAGAGACTCCTGTGCAGGAGAACACTTCTCAGGGTATAGAGACCTCTACTTCAGGAGTTGAGCAACATCACATTATAGCCACAAACACACCTAAATGCACTATCAGGCCACCAGTCAAGTACGGTTATAAAGATATGGTTTCCTATGCTCTTATCATCAACAGCGAagatcctactacttttcaagaggctgtcaatagccaagagaagagTAGATGGGTGGGTGCTATGGCGGAGGAAATGGAGTCGCTGCGTAAAAACCAGACATGGGATTGGTGGAGCTTCTAG